The segment GTCATCAGGTTCATTCCTTCCTTTAGTCAGAATTTGAACcccataacttactcaatcacatctCTTTAAAATGATTATACGAATCAACTAAATTAAATTCCGAGTTTGATTAGTCAACTTGTAGTTACTACTTTTGTTATATTCCAACAAAAGAAACAAAGGGTTGATATAGTGAAGTAACACAATGAGGTGAAATGCAGCTGGCTACTAATACCTTGGAAAGGGTTGCACCACTTACACATGCAGTTGGGAACGTACTGAAGCGAGTTTTTGTAATTGGCTTCTCCATCGTCGTTTTTGGTAAGTTTTTTCCTCACATATCATATGTTTATGTTCTCTGATATACAGGTTTTCGCCACGACTATAATTGAATATTTTGGAGTATCATATTTTGTATTTGTTAAAGACACATATATAAAAGACGTACATAAATTTTAAAGTTAGACTGACCGAATCATGGAATCAATCAATCTAATTGGTTCAACAACTAATTCATTCACACTTCAATCATATAGTTTAATAATTACAAAAAACGAATTTTTTGGccttttaattttacaaaaaaaatattttaaccttCTATTAAACTTTTTACCTTTTCTAGCCATTGAACTTtcatcttttatcaaatcaactcaaaatgAATGGAATAATTAAAAGGTTTGTTAATTTTTTGAGGTCATAcacattttttaataattttagtaaattttaattttaaaaattattttatagtttttaaatttttaaaattaacaatattttaattaaatgctgATATATTATTCATGTGGCAATCTACATGTATGCCACACTAGCAAAATTTAAGAACCttatttttttcttccattttaggctgatttgataaaaaaacacaaattttaaaactaaaaaggcaaaaaattaaataaaaggttaaaattaattttaaattttaaaaaaattaattatgtttTGGTTCAATTTCATCTTTGGTTTTTGTAAatgtaaattttctatttttctgatttttatttgttatgatttttgttaattatgattaatttatatttttgaatttacaATATGGTTGGTTGAATTAGGCTTTGCTTCTTATTACTTTGGGTCAAAAGTGCTTTCAAAACTATAACCAAAAGTTTTAAGGTTGGATAAACAACTTTTGAATTAAAATTGCTTTTGAAAAATGTTTTCATTTAGAAAAGCATTTTAGAgtcaaataattttttaactcttatttataattcaatgtattttatgtaatatttatatgggatataaaatcattttcctattgaatattatttcaaataaatttgtaatggttatattttaatatttaaaatataatttatatatttaaattaaaatttaaaaaattaataataattactttaaaatattgaaaatttataatttatatattaaactattaataatGAGTTATAATATTTCACACAAGAAATGAGTTATAAtaaatttgtttatatttttactaaaatgtagtaatattaataaattaaaaattatttaaatggatatttttaagatgtacattttatttctcaaatttttttaaaaataatactaaacacttaaattataaataaaattttacaaaaacacatttcaaaaacaATAAGATGTGATTGAATTCTTTACTGATATTGATGGAATGCAGGCAATAAGATCTCCACCCAAACTGGGATTGGAACTGCAATAGCAATTGCAGGAGTGGCCATCTATTCCCTCATTAAAGCTAATATGGAAGAACAAAAAAGAGTAAGCTCTTCCCCAACCATTTTTCCTTTTTACTTCTCTGATAAAATGCGGATTTAATGGCGCTGATTTAAATTGATGATAGCCATTAATTTTACCCCTTTTGCTTATGGACCGctgattattattttttttgtcaCATTTCAGAAGGCTGCTTTAAGTGCTGCATCGTGAGAAGCTTGGATGGTAGGCTTgggaaatgggaaagaataaGACCCCAAATTTTCACTTGCATTTATCCCGTAACATTTTACGGACTTGACTGATTTTAATTCAGAGTTACGGACATTATAacaataatcacattttatgaTACGATCCTCATTACAACTTGtctgtaataattttattttttattttttaataaaaagagaGAAgtgattttaaatttgaaaaatagaggGGCTCAATTTCTAGAAATGaaagtatagggattaaatttcaaatttctgAAAAAGTATAGGgagttataataaattttaaccaTAAAAGCAACCAATCCAAACATGGCCTACCACTAGCAGCCCAACCATGTAAACCTCTACAAGTAAATGCCAAATCCCTAAAGAGCTCTGGGAATTCTAAGCCACAGAAAACTTGAGGGCCTGAGGCAATGGCCAATGGCAAACAAAGCTTCGCTTCTTTCATTCTCTCAAATTCTGAAAACTCCTGCAATCCGAGTTACAGAGTTCCCCACCAATGGCGTCCACCTCTACTCTCCAAGCTCCATATTCTCTCTCCCTCAAACCCCAAAACGTGACCCACCTTCTACATGGCTCGAGAGCCGCCACGACGAGAGCCAGGAGCCGAAGGAGAACGTACAGTGGGGCGGGCGTTTTTGCAGCAACAACGGGTCCAAGCAAACCCCAAAGACCTCCTCCAGGAGTCGATACCAGAATCCACTGGGATAATGAAGATGAAGGCTGGATTGGGGAGTCATCCAATTCCCGGCAAACCAAGGAGAAACTGAATCCTGAAGAAGAACAAAAGAGTCTCCTGGGTGAAAAGTTTGCTGATTTCCTCAATGACTCCTCTGATTCTCATTACCAGTGAGTCTTTTcttcccatttttcctcccacaAGTAGCTAAGATTCCCAGGCTTAGTATAATTGAACATATCAGAAAAATAATATGAATTCAAGAATCCAAACGCTCAAGTGTGATTGATGGAATCTAATTCGATTTAATTTGAGTTCAACCAGAACTCAAAAATATCTAAATCACAAGTTATTCGAATTTAAAATATCTAAAATCTAAATTCGAAATAACATAAGCGAGTAGTTCGAAAAGACCCTAACTCAAGATAACTCGATCCAAATATAATTTTAACTTAAATATcccagaaattttaaaaattgagtcTGAGTTTACGAGCAAATCCCCATTGGAATTAATAAAGGTCTAATTTTGTCACCAAGCCCTATATTCTTTTGACTTTTGAAATGTAATCCTCTACTTTAAATTACATGAATTTAGTTTCTTTGATTTGAAAATTAAATCTGAATTGATAACATTGGTAATTAACTTCTCTTAAAAATGAAGATGTTTCAGATGGACTTTAATTTccactaaattcttgaaaataaaaagtAGAGggacaaaatatcaaaatcttgaAAAGTACAGAAACTGGGCATAATTAAACCTAATTATGAGCTAGCAAGTTATATAATGCAGCCATTGATGGAAATCTGGAACTTAAGATTATTCTTTGGATGCTATATGTCTTAAGTCCAATAAAACAATGATCATTAATGAACAGGTTCTTAGGAGTCTCAGCAGAAGCCGATTTGGAGGACATAAAAGCAGCTTACAGAAGGCTGTCAAAAGAGTATCATCCAGACACAACTTCGCTACcattgaaagcagcttcagagaAATTCGTAAAGTTAAGGGAGGTTTACAACGTTTTGAGCGACGGAGAGAGCCGCAGTTTCTACGACTGGACGCTCGCACAAGAGGCCGCCAGCCGTAAAGCCGAGAAACTGAGGATGAGATTGGATGATCCGTACCAGCAAGACGTGAGGAACTATGTACCGAAACCGGATAAGGTCGACCGCCTGGGCGGAAGGAACATGGAGCTGAACGATCAGGCTTTGTCGGCCCTCACCTTCGATGCTTTCGTCATAATCTTTGCGATTTGTTGCATCGTTTATGTGCTTGTGTTCAAAGAACCATATTACTAGATTGACTGATTCTATACGTATATGTTGGCATATGTAGCTGAGGAGTTCGGAATGGAAGATTCTGAGAATTTGTACATAATGTTCATTGAAATGAACCTATAGTTGTTAAAAGAAGTGTTTTCGTAACTGAATTCATCACATTACTTGTTTTTGTCATGAATGATCAATGGATACAAAATTCTGTAATGTGCGGACCAAGGCaaagtcaaaataattttttgaggggttgaatgaaattttaattttttatagtttatatatttataatttttaaataaataaaccaaatttttataattttaagaggtcaaagtgtaatttttcttttactaatttaaatttttaaaaatttagaggcttaaataacaattttatattttggggGAGGGGGCTGGGTCCTTACCAATCCCCTTAGATTCGCCATTGGTGCGGACCTTCTGTAACACTCCGAATCTGTATCCGTCGTCAGAATAGAGTTTCGGAGTATTATCGAGTAACCGTAATCTAAATaattcattttcaaacatttaaaaaaatcataatataatttat is part of the Gossypium arboreum isolate Shixiya-1 chromosome 5, ASM2569848v2, whole genome shotgun sequence genome and harbors:
- the LOC108451996 gene encoding NAD(P)H-quinone oxidoreductase subunit T, chloroplastic, which encodes MASTSTLQAPYSLSLKPQNVTHLLHGSRAATTRARSRRRTYSGAGVFAATTGPSKPQRPPPGVDTRIHWDNEDEGWIGESSNSRQTKEKLNPEEEQKSLLGEKFADFLNDSSDSHYQFLGVSAEADLEDIKAAYRRLSKEYHPDTTSLPLKAASEKFVKLREVYNVLSDGESRSFYDWTLAQEAASRKAEKLRMRLDDPYQQDVRNYVPKPDKVDRLGGRNMELNDQALSALTFDAFVIIFAICCIVYVLVFKEPYY